One genomic region from Vitis riparia cultivar Riparia Gloire de Montpellier isolate 1030 chromosome 17, EGFV_Vit.rip_1.0, whole genome shotgun sequence encodes:
- the LOC117904789 gene encoding protein SPIRAL1-like 1, whose product MGRGVSSGGGQSSLGYLFGSGEAPKPATNNAEAPQNQGQVASSGPSQMSTAVAPPAVAPPAVAPPAVAPPVVAPPAVINKQIPAGVQGNTTNNYFRADGQNTGNFITDRPSTKVHAAPGGGSSLGYLFGDGSN is encoded by the exons ATGGGTCGCGGAGTCAGCAGTGGTGGAGGACAAAGTTCTCTGGGCTACCTTTTTGGAAGTGGAGAGGCTCCAAAACCTGCCACAAATAATGCCGAAGCTCCTCAAAATCAGGGACAGGTTGCAAGTAGTGGACCTTCTCAGATGTCTACTGCGGTTGCACCACCAGCGGTTGCACCACCAGCAGTTGCACCACCAGCAGTTGCACCACCAGTGGTTGCACCACCAGCGGTTATTAATAAGCAGATTCCAGCGGGCGTCCAGGGTAACACTACAAACAACTATTTTCGGGCTGATGGCCAGAACACCGGCAACTTTATTACG GATCGGCCTTCAACAAAGGTCCATGCGGCGCCTGGTGGTGGGTCTTCCCTAGGTTACCTGTTTGGGGATGGCAGCAACTGA